A region from the Microcoleus sp. FACHB-672 genome encodes:
- a CDS encoding alpha/beta fold hydrolase, translated as MTVSGQWQQRVGSQRDWIWRGWQTRYTYLRSPGFEGQGEPPVASPPLILLHGFGASIGHWRNNLADLAQHHTVYALDMLGFGASQKAPAQYNVSLWVEQVYDFWKAFINEPVVLVGNSIGSLVCLAAAEAHPEMVRGVVMLSLPDPSIREETIPAWLRPIITTVEGVVASPALLKTIFYFVRRPSIVRRWASIAYANPTAVTEELVEILAGPAQDRGSAQAFCAILKAMASSKFGPSVKKVLQNLKIPMLLIWGREDRMIPPGLARQFGQHNTGLQVVELENAGHCLHDECPEQVNKMILEWLNEQCAGAPVLPSASASSAIFSP; from the coding sequence GTGACTGTTTCCGGGCAATGGCAGCAACGGGTTGGAAGTCAGCGGGACTGGATCTGGCGCGGGTGGCAAACTCGCTATACCTACCTGCGCTCTCCAGGGTTCGAGGGGCAGGGTGAACCGCCAGTCGCTTCGCCTCCCTTAATTCTACTGCATGGGTTTGGGGCATCAATTGGCCACTGGCGAAACAATTTGGCTGACTTGGCTCAGCACCACACGGTTTACGCATTAGATATGCTGGGCTTTGGAGCGTCCCAAAAAGCACCGGCTCAGTACAATGTATCACTGTGGGTTGAGCAAGTCTATGACTTCTGGAAGGCGTTTATTAATGAGCCGGTTGTGTTGGTGGGCAACTCGATAGGCTCTTTGGTTTGTTTGGCGGCGGCGGAGGCTCATCCAGAAATGGTGCGGGGCGTTGTGATGCTCAGTCTGCCTGATCCCTCTATACGAGAGGAGACGATCCCAGCCTGGTTGCGACCGATTATTACAACCGTTGAAGGAGTCGTAGCCTCACCGGCATTGCTGAAAACGATATTTTATTTTGTCAGACGCCCCTCAATTGTTCGCCGTTGGGCCAGCATTGCTTATGCGAATCCGACGGCTGTAACGGAAGAATTGGTGGAAATTTTAGCCGGCCCTGCTCAAGATCGCGGTTCCGCCCAAGCTTTTTGCGCCATTCTCAAAGCAATGGCTAGTTCCAAATTTGGGCCAAGCGTTAAGAAAGTTCTGCAAAACCTAAAAATTCCGATGCTCTTGATTTGGGGACGTGAAGATCGCATGATCCCCCCTGGACTCGCCCGCCAGTTTGGCCAGCATAACACCGGCTTGCAGGTCGTTGAGTTAGAAAATGCCGGCCACTGCCTCCATGATGAATGTCCAGAGCAAGTTAACAAAATGATCTTGGAGTGGCTCAACGAGCAGTGTGCCGGTGCGCCGGTTTTGCCTTCCGCCTCAGCATCTTCTGCCATCTTCAGCCCCTAA
- a CDS encoding pentapeptide repeat-containing protein encodes MKLSILAICTLLASLCLPNPAFAENPQHLRRLLDTNVCRGCNLKGADLSKADLSNADLRGALLTDANLQGANLSGAKLHRAHMSNINLSGASLVKADLNGTSLDDADLTNADLRQAQLTFATLVRANLFKADLRGAYFVRANLRDANLTDVDLSSVILTRATMPDGKVNKE; translated from the coding sequence ATGAAACTCAGTATTCTAGCGATCTGCACACTGTTAGCTAGCCTCTGTCTACCCAATCCAGCTTTTGCTGAAAATCCCCAACATCTCAGACGCTTGCTTGATACCAATGTATGTCGCGGTTGTAACCTCAAGGGCGCTGACCTGAGCAAGGCCGATCTCAGCAATGCTGACCTTCGGGGTGCTTTACTGACGGATGCGAACCTACAAGGGGCTAATTTGTCTGGTGCGAAACTTCATCGTGCCCACATGAGTAATATCAACTTAAGCGGCGCTTCTCTGGTGAAGGCTGATCTGAACGGAACTTCTTTGGATGACGCTGACTTAACCAATGCAGACCTCAGACAGGCTCAACTGACTTTTGCGACGTTGGTTCGCGCCAACCTGTTTAAAGCAGATTTGAGGGGAGCTTATTTCGTTCGGGCGAATCTGCGAGATGCAAATCTAACTGATGTAGATTTATCAAGTGTGATTTTAACAAGGGCAACGATGCCGGATGGCAAAGTCAACAAAGAATAG
- a CDS encoding AMIN domain-containing protein: protein MQTAKLGQRFSLCWGLLTAPGCRLCRPLTLGFAGMMMMWTQEIVVLPAQAAILSSWNFNSTSNQLEFMVQQGTQPSVSVLSQPPRIVLDLPNTELGVNPGQKAYSGTVRQIEISQIQGGTSRIVMEFDPAVVLDPDQVQLQRVSVPIQSGPFRDRWVLRPFVTAPTSTGGWQAASPLPPATYNTPQSAAVTVPPLVQTNFPRPTAVGEFGQSLSPAAQLPRSNPLGSLPLALPTETSAIPVPSATVMVPSLERQSPVGITKVGAANPVPAGLPKQRRNEILLPAGAQLFVRYAGDRILKFHPDLDRQEVLLLDGAIFDRAGNLIAPEGTPVIGRFESNRRGSRFVAQAITLFGRNIPLAAQSERYKKPNLLEPGGIMEIRLKEALR from the coding sequence ATGCAGACAGCAAAACTAGGCCAAAGATTTTCGCTGTGCTGGGGATTGCTAACCGCCCCAGGCTGCCGGCTGTGCCGGCCTTTAACCCTCGGCTTTGCCGGCATGATGATGATGTGGACGCAAGAAATTGTTGTGCTGCCGGCACAAGCAGCGATTCTGTCGAGTTGGAACTTTAACTCAACGAGCAACCAGCTAGAATTTATGGTGCAGCAAGGGACGCAGCCGAGCGTCTCGGTGTTGAGCCAACCCCCACGCATTGTTTTAGATTTGCCTAATACTGAGTTGGGAGTCAATCCCGGCCAAAAGGCTTATTCAGGCACTGTGCGTCAAATTGAGATATCGCAGATCCAGGGCGGAACGAGCAGAATTGTAATGGAGTTCGATCCCGCAGTTGTTTTAGATCCCGACCAAGTGCAGCTGCAACGGGTATCAGTGCCAATTCAAAGCGGCCCATTCCGAGATCGGTGGGTTTTACGTCCCTTCGTTACGGCACCCACTAGCACAGGCGGTTGGCAAGCTGCTTCCCCTCTGCCACCGGCAACTTATAACACCCCTCAGTCTGCGGCTGTGACTGTTCCGCCTTTAGTACAGACCAATTTCCCGCGTCCAACGGCAGTGGGTGAGTTTGGCCAATCTCTGTCTCCTGCAGCCCAACTGCCGCGCTCGAATCCCCTGGGCAGCCTACCTCTGGCACTTCCCACAGAGACTTCTGCAATTCCTGTACCCTCGGCAACGGTGATGGTGCCTTCTCTGGAAAGGCAATCCCCTGTGGGCATAACAAAAGTTGGTGCGGCTAATCCTGTCCCTGCCGGCCTTCCCAAGCAGCGGAGAAATGAGATTTTGCTGCCGGCTGGCGCTCAACTGTTTGTCCGCTATGCCGGTGACAGAATTTTGAAGTTCCACCCCGATTTAGACCGGCAGGAAGTATTGCTTTTAGATGGGGCGATTTTTGATCGGGCCGGCAACCTAATTGCGCCTGAAGGAACGCCGGTGATTGGACGGTTTGAAAGCAATCGCAGGGGCAGCCGGTTTGTCGCTCAAGCCATTACTCTTTTTGGTCGGAATATCCCCCTAGCGGCCCAATCAGAACGCTACAAGAAACCAAACCTTCTGGAACCGGGTGGCATTATGGAAATCCGTCTGAAGGAAGCTCTGCGCTAG
- a CDS encoding photosystem II protein Y, with protein MDFDWRVLIVVGPIALAASWALFNIAPAAIRQIQGFLNKT; from the coding sequence ATGGACTTTGATTGGCGTGTGCTTATCGTTGTTGGCCCTATCGCTCTGGCCGCAAGCTGGGCATTGTTTAACATTGCGCCGGCAGCCATCCGGCAAATTCAAGGGTTTTTGAATAAAACCTGA
- a CDS encoding gamma carbonic anhydrase family protein produces MSNFNQPLPISASYWPPADLSLAAFVAPNATVIGQVLVAAGASIWYGAVVRADVEKIEIGENTNIQDGAILHGDPGQPTILEECVTIGHRAVVHGAYIERGSLIGIGAVVMDGVRVGTGSIIGAGAIVTKDVPPFSLVVGVPAKRLREISPEEAAALIEHAQRYQQLALVHAGKGSNLGFTSPH; encoded by the coding sequence GTGAGCAATTTTAACCAACCTTTACCGATATCGGCCTCCTATTGGCCCCCTGCTGACCTTTCCCTCGCTGCTTTTGTCGCCCCGAATGCCACAGTTATTGGTCAAGTGTTGGTGGCTGCCGGCGCGAGTATTTGGTATGGCGCAGTCGTGCGAGCAGATGTAGAAAAAATTGAAATCGGAGAGAACACCAATATTCAAGATGGTGCGATTTTACACGGAGATCCGGGCCAGCCCACGATTCTAGAAGAATGCGTAACCATCGGTCATCGAGCCGTGGTTCACGGTGCTTACATTGAGCGGGGTAGCCTGATCGGGATTGGTGCTGTCGTGATGGACGGCGTGCGTGTGGGAACCGGCAGTATTATTGGAGCCGGCGCAATTGTGACAAAGGATGTGCCCCCATTTTCCCTCGTGGTTGGGGTGCCGGCGAAGCGATTGCGAGAGATTTCGCCAGAAGAAGCCGCTGCACTCATCGAACACGCACAACGCTATCAGCAACTGGCTTTGGTTCATGCCGGCAAAGGCAGCAATCTTGGATTCACCTCTCCCCACTAA
- a CDS encoding TIGR02652 family protein: MINPGLQYPIFGSEIQCPHCRQTIPALTLTDTYLCQRHGAFEANPKTGELIHLQSGRHWRRWNNEWYRQHTHPDGIRFEIHEALDRLYTQGFRATRVIIAQRYKDLISAYLERSTPWRGQSDSPKPRLYGLPVEFSPDPAEEPCWEVINFELDKEPGVPVRYPYFRLFE, translated from the coding sequence ATGATCAATCCAGGCTTGCAGTACCCTATTTTTGGCTCGGAGATTCAATGCCCCCACTGCCGGCAAACGATTCCGGCACTTACACTAACAGATACTTATTTGTGCCAACGTCATGGTGCATTTGAGGCAAATCCGAAGACGGGGGAATTGATCCATCTTCAATCTGGGCGTCACTGGCGTCGGTGGAACAATGAGTGGTATCGGCAACACACCCATCCGGACGGGATTCGATTTGAAATCCATGAGGCACTTGATCGCCTTTACACCCAGGGGTTCCGCGCCACACGGGTGATTATTGCCCAACGCTATAAAGACTTGATTAGCGCTTATTTGGAGCGCAGTACACCTTGGCGGGGCCAATCAGACTCTCCAAAACCCCGACTTTACGGGTTGCCGGTGGAGTTTAGCCCCGATCCCGCAGAAGAACCTTGCTGGGAAGTGATTAATTTTGAGCTTGACAAAGAGCCGGGGGTGCCGGTTCGCTATCCTTATTTCCGGCTGTTTGAGTAG
- a CDS encoding VOC family protein: protein MHHASIRTANIHRAMAFYELLGFSVCERFTAGITLACWMEGLDGRIELIQIPQPKPAPDAFGDENYTGYYHLSFDLTHTTADLPSWLSVLKERFTQAAGEQPEQFQPLKILLEPTQQMIGDRVYEVAFIADTDGLPLEFLRCLKA from the coding sequence ATGCATCACGCTTCCATTCGCACTGCGAATATTCACCGGGCGATGGCGTTTTACGAACTGTTAGGCTTTAGTGTTTGTGAGCGCTTTACTGCCGGCATCACCCTCGCCTGCTGGATGGAAGGGTTAGATGGGCGCATAGAATTAATTCAAATTCCCCAACCTAAGCCGGCACCGGACGCCTTTGGGGATGAGAACTATACAGGCTATTATCATTTATCGTTTGACCTGACCCACACAACAGCAGATTTACCCAGCTGGTTGAGTGTCCTAAAAGAACGGTTTACCCAAGCTGCCGGTGAGCAACCCGAACAATTCCAACCTTTAAAAATTCTACTAGAACCCACCCAACAGATGATTGGTGATCGCGTTTATGAAGTTGCTTTTATTGCTGATACGGATGGGTTGCCTTTAGAATTCTTGCGCTGTTTAAAAGCGTAA
- a CDS encoding PLP-dependent aminotransferase family protein has protein sequence MIIPLERQSSKAVYLQIRDRISRLIKSGVLKPGDKLPSIRALALSTQVNKLTVIEAYSVLEADGLIHARQGAGYFVSKPTIACPQPATTFAPPQDVIVSERQGGSFFNVIMSSLDARHHSGTIDFSSGFPLDSGLEDLQRIARRAVKQMAEALFHYDVPQGQLTLRQQISRMLVQRGLEVTPENLIVTNGSQQGLSLAINYYVNPGDWVIVESPTYHGALSILSYRGARVIGIPMTAEGMNLELLEQYLYTHHPKLIYTVSTMHNPTGVTTPQSHRQQLLRLAERYGCAILEDNAYEGLNFQPVPAPIKALDRHDCVTYLGTFSKTLMPGSRVGYMVVTGKNYQPFVERKLLGDLHTSTVSQAIISEYLASGHYRRRLSYLQSHLLQSRNAMLSALEHYFPLEASWTVPDGGLFLWVHLPDSLPIKSICQKAFSQNVLATDGKAFFPDEQGYPAMRLNFSHTPEEIERGISVLGKLLKDALAG, from the coding sequence GTGATTATTCCACTGGAGCGACAATCATCTAAAGCCGTCTATCTGCAAATTCGGGATCGCATCAGCCGGCTTATCAAATCAGGAGTTTTAAAACCCGGAGACAAACTCCCCTCAATTCGGGCGTTAGCTTTAAGTACACAAGTCAACAAATTAACCGTTATTGAAGCTTATAGCGTCCTAGAAGCGGATGGATTAATTCACGCTCGTCAAGGCGCTGGTTATTTCGTTAGTAAGCCTACAATCGCCTGTCCCCAGCCGGCTACAACCTTTGCGCCACCCCAAGATGTGATTGTATCGGAACGGCAGGGGGGGTCGTTTTTCAACGTCATCATGAGTTCACTGGATGCGCGGCACCACTCAGGTACGATTGATTTCAGCAGTGGGTTTCCCCTCGACTCAGGATTGGAGGATTTGCAGCGCATTGCTAGACGCGCAGTTAAGCAAATGGCTGAGGCTTTATTTCACTATGATGTGCCGCAAGGACAGTTAACTTTGCGCCAACAAATTAGTCGGATGCTGGTGCAGCGAGGACTGGAAGTGACGCCAGAGAATTTGATCGTCACAAATGGTTCGCAGCAAGGATTATCTTTGGCAATTAATTACTACGTGAATCCCGGAGACTGGGTGATTGTAGAAAGTCCCACTTATCACGGGGCATTGTCAATTTTGTCTTATAGGGGAGCCAGGGTGATTGGCATTCCGATGACAGCAGAAGGAATGAATTTGGAGTTACTGGAACAGTACCTTTATACGCATCACCCAAAGCTGATTTACACAGTTTCAACAATGCATAATCCTACAGGGGTGACAACGCCCCAATCTCACCGTCAACAATTGTTAAGACTAGCTGAACGTTATGGTTGTGCGATTTTGGAAGATAATGCTTATGAAGGTTTGAATTTCCAGCCGGTGCCGGCACCGATTAAAGCCCTAGATCGACATGATTGTGTGACTTACTTGGGCACTTTTTCCAAAACTTTGATGCCTGGTAGTCGCGTGGGTTACATGGTAGTAACGGGAAAAAATTACCAGCCTTTTGTCGAACGTAAATTGCTGGGTGACTTGCACACCTCAACGGTTTCTCAGGCAATTATTAGTGAATATCTCGCTTCGGGACATTATCGCCGCCGGCTAAGTTATTTGCAAAGCCATCTTTTACAAAGCCGGAATGCGATGTTAAGTGCTTTGGAACACTATTTCCCTTTAGAAGCTTCTTGGACTGTTCCAGATGGCGGGCTGTTTTTGTGGGTACATTTGCCCGATAGTTTACCCATAAAGTCTATCTGTCAGAAAGCGTTTTCTCAAAATGTTTTAGCCACTGATGGTAAGGCTTTTTTCCCAGATGAACAGGGATATCCAGCAATGCGGTTGAATTTTTCTCACACACCAGAAGAGATTGAGCGTGGAATTTCGGTTTTGGGTAAATTGCTGAAGGACGCTTTGGCTGGATAA
- a CDS encoding SpoIID/LytB domain-containing protein: MSARFFSMSVFSRIQQPVKWGRHYWWLSALIWLMVVAPAQAALEMRVAIEEEASKVKVGSSTNAIVRNGAGQVLGELAGMNGFSAELRGKFVAINRWQAGQIWIEPTGDGYIYINDRWYRGRTLLVPTGKGITAVNYVDLEKYLYSVLGAEMDGGWPLEALKAQAVAARSYALHERGAGTNGLYDVGDNQGWQVYKGVETESPGTYAAVDTTAGQVLTHNGEIILAAFHSSSGGHTENVEDVWEQPLPYLRGVPDDDRGTPGYEWTKTFSRAELSRLISGVGNVVSMTPERTTPTGRIITMKVVGDAGTRSMSGDALRDTLGLRSSRFKVNPQAGQQPSKGNSKPVPTAFVIQGYGFGHGIGLSQWGAYNMARRGVPYQSILAHYYQGATLATIQVE; this comes from the coding sequence ATGAGTGCTAGATTTTTCTCCATGTCTGTGTTCTCACGGATTCAGCAGCCGGTGAAATGGGGAAGACATTACTGGTGGCTTTCGGCTCTGATATGGTTGATGGTGGTGGCACCGGCACAGGCAGCGCTAGAAATGCGAGTGGCCATTGAAGAGGAAGCCAGTAAGGTTAAAGTCGGCAGTTCCACGAACGCAATTGTTCGCAATGGTGCGGGTCAAGTTTTAGGCGAACTCGCGGGCATGAATGGCTTTTCTGCGGAACTGCGAGGCAAGTTTGTCGCCATCAATCGCTGGCAAGCCGGTCAGATTTGGATCGAGCCAACCGGCGACGGTTATATTTACATTAATGATCGCTGGTATCGGGGCCGCACGCTCTTGGTTCCCACCGGCAAAGGGATCACAGCGGTTAATTACGTCGATCTCGAAAAATATCTCTACAGTGTTCTGGGTGCCGAAATGGACGGCGGTTGGCCCCTAGAAGCCCTGAAGGCGCAAGCGGTCGCCGCCCGTTCTTACGCCCTTCACGAACGCGGGGCCGGCACAAATGGCTTGTACGATGTGGGCGACAACCAAGGATGGCAGGTTTACAAAGGCGTTGAAACAGAATCTCCAGGCACCTATGCAGCCGTAGATACCACAGCCGGCCAAGTGCTCACCCATAATGGGGAAATTATTCTCGCAGCCTTTCATTCTTCCTCTGGGGGACACACGGAAAACGTTGAGGATGTGTGGGAACAACCCCTCCCTTACTTACGCGGCGTTCCGGATGATGATCGGGGAACACCAGGCTATGAGTGGACAAAAACTTTTTCCCGTGCAGAACTCAGTCGCTTGATTTCTGGTGTCGGCAATGTGGTGTCAATGACCCCAGAACGTACCACGCCCACAGGTCGGATTATTACGATGAAAGTGGTTGGGGATGCCGGCACGCGGTCGATGAGTGGGGATGCCCTCAGAGACACACTGGGACTGAGAAGCTCTCGTTTTAAGGTGAACCCGCAGGCCGGTCAGCAGCCTAGTAAAGGGAATTCTAAGCCGGTGCCCACGGCTTTTGTGATTCAAGGCTACGGTTTCGGTCATGGAATTGGGCTAAGTCAGTGGGGGGCTTACAACATGGCTAGGCGGGGCGTTCCCTACCAGTCGATTTTGGCCCATTATTACCAAGGCGCAACCCTGGCTACAATTCAGGTAGAGTAG
- a CDS encoding ABC transporter ATP-binding protein codes for MFQTATQNRGATGTETSLDVELRKVFKVFNGETAVRGVDLDIHRGEFFSILGPSGCGKTTTLRLMAGFETPSAGEVMIRGQSMTQVPPYRRPVNTVFQSYALFNHLSVWDNIAFGLRIKRLGKAELEDRVKEALKLVKMEAYASRYPAQLSGGQQQRVALARALVNRPAVVLLDEPLGALDLKLRKEMQVELSNLHQDLGLTFIMVTHDQEEALSLSDRIAVMNHGRIEQIGSPSEIYERPRTPFVADFIGETNLFNGRIESQDGSTLQILTEKKLKIVVQQPELWTQSGAGEPVVVSVRPEKIQLNLYPPNVPTDCFEGRLKHVMYMGTHVHYVVQLVSGDTLTVMQPNTVGSLPGADTPIYVSWSPTDCIALPA; via the coding sequence ATGTTTCAGACGGCTACACAAAATCGAGGCGCTACGGGAACAGAGACCAGTCTCGACGTTGAACTGCGTAAAGTTTTTAAAGTATTTAACGGCGAAACGGCTGTACGCGGCGTCGATCTCGATATCCATCGGGGAGAGTTCTTCAGTATTCTTGGCCCTTCTGGCTGTGGTAAAACCACCACACTGCGCCTAATGGCCGGATTTGAGACGCCGTCAGCAGGAGAGGTCATGATTCGGGGCCAATCTATGACCCAAGTTCCACCCTACCGGCGTCCCGTCAATACGGTATTTCAAAGCTATGCCTTATTTAACCACCTGAGTGTTTGGGATAACATTGCCTTCGGACTACGGATTAAACGCTTAGGTAAAGCCGAACTCGAAGATCGGGTGAAAGAAGCGCTCAAGCTTGTCAAAATGGAAGCTTACGCCAGCCGGTATCCCGCTCAGTTATCGGGAGGCCAGCAACAGCGGGTAGCTTTGGCGCGAGCACTGGTAAACCGACCGGCAGTGGTGTTGCTTGATGAACCCCTCGGTGCCTTAGATTTGAAACTGAGGAAGGAAATGCAGGTCGAGTTGTCAAATCTGCATCAAGATTTGGGCCTAACTTTTATTATGGTTACGCACGATCAGGAAGAGGCGCTTTCCTTATCTGACCGCATTGCTGTAATGAATCATGGCCGCATTGAGCAAATTGGCTCCCCCAGCGAAATTTATGAGCGACCCCGCACACCTTTCGTTGCAGATTTTATTGGGGAAACCAATTTATTTAACGGCAGGATTGAAAGTCAGGACGGCTCAACTCTCCAGATTTTGACTGAGAAAAAGCTCAAGATCGTTGTGCAGCAGCCAGAACTTTGGACTCAATCAGGGGCGGGAGAGCCAGTGGTTGTCAGCGTACGACCAGAGAAAATTCAATTAAATTTGTATCCACCAAACGTCCCAACTGACTGCTTTGAGGGCCGGCTGAAACACGTTATGTATATGGGTACTCATGTGCATTATGTGGTGCAGTTAGTGTCAGGAGACACCTTAACCGTTATGCAGCCCAACACGGTCGGGAGTTTGCCGGGTGCTGACACTCCCATCTATGTTTCTTGGTCGCCTACAGATTGTATTGCGCTGCCGGCTTAA
- a CDS encoding ABC transporter substrate-binding protein, with protein MPSKDLHASGFSTTRRRFLQASTAAVVGSTLSSCGWRLANVQSSPGPIPPTKMYIYTWANYTDEELLKNFSEQTGIEVIADVFESNEAMLAKIQTGGGGAYSIIYPSEYMVRKMIELDILRELDHSRLVGMNHLFPRFQNPDYDPANRHSVPISWGTTGLIYNPKKLQNPPQDWNYLWDNQQDLSRRLTLLNDVREVMGFALKSLGYSYNSTNPEHIKQAYEKLVALKPAVASFNSDAWRDQILAGDLLMAMCFSSDANEVILENPELKYVLPTSGSSMWIDTLVIPKFAPNVEGAYAWINFLMQPAVAAKICERLSFATPNQAAVNKLPEEIRNNVSLFPSESALEKCEGLAPVGEVTELYERYWTKLTSG; from the coding sequence GTGCCTTCAAAAGATCTACACGCATCTGGGTTCTCCACAACACGACGCCGATTCTTACAAGCATCAACTGCGGCGGTCGTGGGATCGACGCTATCGAGCTGTGGGTGGAGGCTGGCCAACGTGCAATCCTCTCCTGGCCCGATTCCGCCCACCAAAATGTACATCTACACTTGGGCGAACTACACCGATGAAGAGTTGCTCAAGAATTTTTCTGAGCAAACCGGCATCGAAGTGATTGCTGATGTGTTTGAGTCCAATGAAGCAATGCTCGCCAAAATCCAGACCGGCGGTGGGGGTGCCTACAGCATCATCTACCCCTCTGAGTACATGGTGAGAAAGATGATTGAGCTGGATATTTTGCGAGAACTCGATCACTCGCGTTTGGTGGGTATGAACCATCTGTTCCCACGATTTCAAAATCCTGACTACGATCCGGCGAACCGCCACAGCGTGCCGATTAGCTGGGGAACCACCGGCCTGATTTACAATCCAAAAAAGTTGCAAAATCCTCCACAGGATTGGAACTACCTTTGGGATAACCAGCAAGATTTGTCGCGCCGGCTCACCTTGCTTAATGATGTGCGCGAGGTTATGGGTTTCGCCTTAAAAAGCTTAGGCTACTCCTACAATTCCACCAATCCAGAACACATTAAACAGGCGTATGAGAAGTTAGTCGCACTCAAGCCGGCAGTGGCATCGTTTAATTCCGATGCATGGCGCGATCAAATATTAGCCGGTGATTTACTGATGGCAATGTGTTTCTCATCAGATGCCAATGAAGTGATCTTAGAAAACCCGGAATTAAAGTATGTATTGCCAACAAGTGGGTCTTCCATGTGGATAGATACCCTCGTCATCCCCAAATTTGCCCCTAATGTAGAGGGCGCTTATGCTTGGATTAACTTCTTGATGCAGCCGGCGGTGGCTGCAAAAATCTGCGAGCGATTGAGCTTTGCCACGCCTAATCAAGCAGCCGTCAATAAGCTGCCTGAAGAAATTCGTAACAATGTCAGCTTGTTTCCGTCAGAATCAGCCTTAGAAAAGTGTGAAGGTCTCGCGCCGGTGGGAGAAGTGACCGAACTTTATGAACGCTACTGGACGAAATTAACCAGTGGCTAA
- a CDS encoding ABC transporter permease has product MSVSTKTSPPVPPQSQPDVRRLGSKLLGPAVLLGPAGLWLLLLLVVPTLVIFELSLVPNIRPGDLVIPSGLGNYLRVFESLNLQVMARSLFFAIGTTLICLLLGFPVAYWIALMAPQRWRNLLLLGFILPLWTSSLLRSYAWVTILRRTGVLNLFLTSLGLPALDLLNRSSAVLIGMSYSYLPYMVLILYASLEKLDRRLLEASADLGANPIETFWKVTVPQTFPGIAAGSLLVFISSLGDFVDPELLGGASSMTVARLIYNQFLGATQNWGFGSALSMVLIFLVSIAIALLLKYGDTKPQG; this is encoded by the coding sequence GTGTCTGTATCTACTAAAACCTCCCCTCCCGTTCCCCCACAGTCTCAGCCCGATGTCCGCCGGCTGGGGTCAAAATTGTTAGGCCCGGCGGTGTTACTTGGCCCCGCCGGCTTGTGGTTGCTCTTGTTGCTAGTGGTGCCCACCCTAGTAATTTTCGAGCTAAGTTTAGTGCCAAATATCAGACCGGGGGATCTGGTAATTCCTTCGGGGTTGGGCAACTATCTGCGAGTGTTTGAATCCCTTAACCTGCAGGTTATGGCCAGATCCCTATTCTTTGCCATCGGCACCACCTTAATTTGTTTGCTCTTAGGCTTTCCTGTTGCTTATTGGATTGCCTTAATGGCACCCCAGCGATGGCGAAATCTGCTGCTGCTGGGCTTTATTTTGCCCCTGTGGACTTCTTCTCTACTGCGTTCTTACGCTTGGGTCACTATTCTGCGACGCACTGGCGTGCTTAATTTATTCCTCACGAGTTTAGGATTGCCGGCTTTGGATTTACTTAACCGCAGCTCAGCCGTTTTAATTGGCATGAGCTACAGTTATTTACCCTACATGGTTTTGATTCTCTACGCTTCCCTAGAAAAACTTGATCGGCGCTTGCTGGAAGCTTCAGCAGATTTGGGAGCTAATCCGATTGAAACCTTCTGGAAAGTAACCGTCCCCCAAACTTTCCCTGGAATTGCCGCCGGCTCACTGTTGGTTTTCATCAGCAGTTTAGGCGATTTTGTTGATCCAGAATTGCTAGGTGGGGCATCTAGCATGACAGTCGCCCGCTTAATTTACAACCAATTTTTAGGAGCGACTCAAAATTGGGGCTTCGGCTCAGCGCTGAGCATGGTTTTAATTTTTCTCGTCAGTATTGCAATTGCGCTTTTGCTGAAATATGGTGATACTAAGCCCCAAGGATAA